The nucleotide window GTGAGTGATCTGGCACGGTGCGTAACCGGACCGTAGCCTGACCGGCCTAGTGACACACCGCGTTCATTCGATTACAGTGACGAATTCTGCGAAGAGTTTCATCCTGAGCAGAAGGGCGTTTCGTGGGATTGTCCGGGTCCCCAGGGCGAAAGCCCAGCTCAGAACGTCCACGATCAGGTATCCGAACGTGGGCGATGTGGAAGCTGGCCACTCCGGTGTTCGGCTACGTCCTCGTCGTCGACGCGCTGGCGCTGCTCGTGGTCGTCTCGACGACCGCGCTCGTGCCGGTCACCACCCAGTCGCTGCTCTGGTGTGGCCTGATCCTCGCCGGCGAGATCGTGCACCTCGAAGCGGCGCAACGCATCGAGCGCATCCGCGAGCTCGCCGCCGACGGCCGTCCCCACATGCACCTGCAGTCGATCTGGATCTTCGCCGGGCTGCTCCTGCTGCCTCCGCCGCTGGCCACCCTGGTCATCGTCGTCAGCTACGTCCATTCGTGGGTCCGCGTCTACAAGCGACGCGGCGTGATTCACCGGAAAGTGTTCTCCGGCGCCACCGTGATCCTCGCCTGCGCCGCCTCGGGGGCCGTGCTGTGGGCGGGCACCGGGCAGCTGGCCCCGTACGTGCCCCACCTGGACGGCTTCGGCGGGATGCTCGCGCTGCTGGTGTCCGGGATCGTCTACTTCGGACTGAACTACGTCCTGGTGATCGTCGCGATCCTGATGAGCAACCCGGGAAAGCCGCCGCGGCAGGCGTTCGGCAACCCGTCCGACGTGCTGATCGTGCTGGCCGCCGTCGGCGTCGGCTGCGGGATCGCGCTGGTGATGACGGTCCGGCCGTGGCTGCTGCCCGTGCTCATGGTGACGCCGGTGGCGCTCCACATCGGCCTGCTGCTCCCCCAGTTCCAGGCGGCCGCGCGCACGGACTCCAAGACGGCGCTGCTCGCGCCGGAGTTCTGGGTGCAGCTGGCCCGCAACGAGCTGGCCCGCGCGGCGGAACTGTCCTCGACGGCCGGCGTGCTGATGATCGACATCGACCACTTCAAGGCCATCGACGACGGCAACGGCCACCTGGCGGGCGACGAGGTCCTGCGCGCGGTCGCGGCGGCGATCCAGGGCTCGGTCCGCGGCGGCGACTACGTCGGCCGCTTCGGCGGCGACGAGTTCGTCGTCCTCCTGCCGGGCACCACCAGCGCGGAGATCGCGTCCGTCGCGGACCGCATCCGCACGGCGATCGCCCGGATCGAGGTGCCGGTCCCGGTGATCCGCCCGGGCAAGCCCGAGGTGATCAGCGGCCTCACGGCGTCGATCGGTGCGGCGGTGTACCCGGAAACCGCCACGGAGTACACGATCCTGCTACAGGCCGCGGACGACGCGGTGTTCGAGGCCAAGGCGGGCGGCCGCGACCGCGTGGTCCTGGCGACCGCCCGCACCGAGCTGACCCGCCCGGAGATCCCGGACGTCCTCTGACGGCCTACGGCAGCGTCGCCAGCGACTCCTCGAGCGTCGCCTCGGACAGTTCGTCGTCCACCATGGACCCGGCCAGGTAGGCGCCGTAGGCGGGCAGGTCGAGGTGGGCGTGGCCGCACAGCGCCGTGAGGATCACCTTCTCCTCACCGGTTTCCTTGCACCGCAACGCTTCCTGGATGCACGCCGCGAGCGCGTGGGTCGGCTCGGGAGCCGGGATGATGCCCTCGGACCGCGCGAACCGCACGCCCGCCGCGAAGCACTCCTGCTGCCCGATGGCGAGCGCCTCGATCAGGCCGAGCTCGTAGATGTGCGAGATGAGCGGCGACATCCCGTGGTACCTCAGCCCGCCCGCGTGGATCGGGTCCGGGATGAACTCGTGGCCGAGCGTGTGCATCTTGAGCAGCGGCGTGAGCCCGGCCGTGTCGCCGAAGTCGTAGGCGTACCTGCCGCGCGTCAGCGACGGGCAGGCGGCCGGCTCGACCGCGCGGATCACCGGGTTCATCCGGCCGGCCAGCTTCTCGCGCAGGAACGGGAAGGCGAGCCCGCCGAAGTTGGAGCCGCCGCCGGTGCAGCCGACCAGCACGTCCGGGGTGTCGCCGGCCAGCTCGAACTGCTTCAGCGCCTCCTCGCCGATGACGGTCTGGTGCAGCAGCACGTGGTTGAGCACGCTGCCCAGCGCGTACCGCGCGTCCGGGTCCTGCGCCGCCTGTTCGACGGCTTCGCTGATCGCGATGCCGAGGCTGCCGGTGGAGTCCGGGTGCTGCTTGAGGATCGCGCGACCGGACTCGGTCAGCTCGGACGGGCTCGGGTGGACGGTCGCGCCGAACGTCTCCATCATCAGCTTGCGGTAGGGCTTCTGGTCGTAGGAGGCGCGCACCTGCCAGACCTCGCACTCCAGCCCGTACTGGGCACAGGCGAACGCGAGCGCGCTCCCCCACTGGCCGGCGCCGGTCTCGGTGGTCAGCCGCGTGACGCCTTCGGCCGCGTTGTAGAACGCCTGCGGCACAGCGGTGTTCGGCTTGTGGGAGCCGACCGGGCTGACGCCTTCGTACTTGTAGTAGATCCGCGCCGGGGTGCCCAGCGCCTTCTCCAGCCGTCGCGCGCGGAACAACGGCGACGGGCGCCAGAGCCGGTAGACCTCCCGCACCTCCTCCGGGATGTCGACATAGCGATCAGTCGTCACTTCCTGGGCGATGAGCGCCTGCGGGAACAGCGGCGCGAGGTCGTCCGGGCCGACGGGCTCGCGCGTGCCGGGGTGCAGCGGTGGCGGCGGGGGCTCGGGCAGGTCGGGGATCACGTTGTACCACTGGGTGGGGAGATCGGCTTCGTCCAGGACGTACTTGGTCTGCTCAGCCATCGAACCTCCTTGGTCGGCACCTCAACTTAGGACGCTCCCGGCCGCGGAACCAGTACGGTGACCCGGATGGAGAACGTGCTGGAAAACCTTCCGCTGTGGCTTCCCCCGTCCGGACGCGGTCCGGGCCTGGTGCTGATCCAGGAGATCTTCGGCCTCGACGACTACCTCCGCTCGGTCGCGGCGGAACTCGCCGCTTCCGGGTACGTGGTGGCGGTCCCGGAACTGTTCTGGCGGACCGCGCCCGGCTGGTCGTCGACGCACGACGAAGCGGGCGTGGCGGCGTCGATGGCGGTCATGTCGTCCTTCGACCCGGCGCTGGGGCTTTCCGACGTCCTGGCCACGGTGGCCCACCTGCGCTCCCTCCCCTCGGTGACGGGTGGCGTGGGCGTCCTCGGCTTCTGCCTGGGCGGCTCGCTGGCCTTCGCGGCGGCCGCCGAGGGCGACCCGGACGTCGCGGTGTCGTTCTACGGCTCCACGGTGGCCGCGCAGATCGAGGGCCTGGACCGGATCGAGTGCCCGATCCAGTTCCACTTCGGCGGGCAGGACCCGTACATCCCGCGCTCCGACGTGGCCGTGGTGGAGGCGGCCGTGGCCGCCCACCCGGGTGCGGAGATCCACGTGCAGGAGGACGCCGGGCACGCGTTCCACAACAACGTGGCGCCGATGTTCCACCACCCCGAGGCGGCGGCCCGCGCCTGGGAGCTGACCACCGGGTTCCTGCGGCGCACGCTGCCGGCGTAGTCAGCCCAGGCCGGCCGCCTTGCGCAGCAGGACGGACCGTTCGCGTTCGTTGGCGCACAGCCGGGCCGCCAGCTCCAGCTCGGCGCGCGCTCCCGGCGACGGCCGAGGCGGGCCAGCAGTTCCCCGCGCACGGTGGGGAGCAGGTGCGAGCCGGTCGGCGGCGGCCAGCTCGTCCACGATGGCCAGTGCCGGTTCCGGCCCCGAGGCCATGGCCACGGCGACGGCCCGGTTGAGCACGTCGTCGTCGATCCGGTCGGGATCGACGTCCTCGGGGTGCCGGCCCAGCTCCGGGTCCGTGGCGAGCACGGCGTGGCGGTCCCGGAGCGCGGCCCGGCGGCGGATGGCGTCGATCGCCCGCCGCCGGGCGGTGGTCATCAGCCAGGCGGCCGGATCGGCCGGCGCGGCGGCAGGCCACGCCACGAGCGCCTCGGCGACCGCCTCCTGCGGCGTCCTCGGCCAGCCCGAAATCCCCGGTGAACCGGGTCGGCGCGGCCACGATCCGCCCGCCTTCATGGCCGCGTTCGACTCGTCGGTGCCCCGCATGATCAGCAGGTCCTGGTCGAACGAGCCGGCCACGGATCGACACGGCCGCGGAGGAATTTTCGGCGGGCCGGACCCGTCATTCAGGTCGCGGTCCTGGCGCCTCGGCGGCCAGCAGGGCGCGGACCTGCCTGATCGCGGCCGCCTTGGCCTCGACCGAGCAGGTGCCCGTCCCCCGGACCTGGATGCCCGACGGCAGGTGGGTCACCCAGACGTGCGGCGGCTGCTCCGGCTGTCGCGTGCAGTAGAGATCGAGGCGCAGGTCCTCGGGCGGCGGATCGTCCGGTTCCTCCGGGCCCTCCGGCACCACGGTCACCCGGGCCGACGCCTCGTCCGGCAGGACGCCCCGCCCGGTCTCGCGCTTGAGTGCTCCCCACGGTCCCTCGGCGCCCTCGTGGGCCACGACGGCGAACGCGGCCACCCGCCCGGGCCGGCCGCCCAGGTGCTGCACGCTCCAGTTGCGTTCCTCCGCGAGATCGCGATACCGGCGCACGAGCAACGCCACCTCTGGCGCGTCGCCCTCGACGAAGACGACCACGTCGAAGGGGTCCCGGGGATCCCGCACGGCCAGCCGGGCGGCAAGATCGTCCCGCAGCTCGGCGGCCTCCGCGGACAACCGGTGCGCCTCGGCCTCCCACGCCAGCTCGACAGCCGCCGCCAGATCTTCTTCGACCGCCCGCAGCCGGACGGCGGCCGCGTGCAGCGGCCCGAGCTCCGCCAGGCAGCGGCGCAACCGGCGGGCCCGGAGGTGGTCGCGCAGGACGGCGGGGTCGGCCAGGGCCGATTCGAGGGCGGCGTACTCGGACAGCACGTCTTCGGACACCGGCCTCGTCATGAGCCCATCATGCGGCATCCCGGCGGGCCACCACCCGGTACGCGTTGGACCACCCGCGTTTCCGGCCGAACGGTGCGCTGACCCGGTCCACGATCGAGGCCAGCACGAACAACGGCACGCACGCGACGAACGTGGCCTTGCGCAGGATCCGCCGCCACCGCGCCGGCGGGGCGTCCCGCCACGCAAGATCCTCGCCGGCGATGGTCAGGGCGTTGACCGCCATCAGGGAAGCGGCCAGCACGTCGATCGCGTCGTGCGGCTCGGCGCGCTGCTCGGCGACCACAGTGAAGCCGAGGCCGGCCAGCTCCGCACGGAGGTTGCCGAGCGGCATCAGGTTCAGGTGCTGGGGTTGCAGCCAGGGCAGCCACCACCGGCCGAGCAGCTGCGCCCAGCGGCATTCCGGATCGGGCAGCTCGATCGCCAGCAGCCCGCCGGGCCGCAGCGCCGTCCGCGCCGCCGCCAGCTCCCGCCGGGGTTCCGCGGTGTGTTCGAGGTAGTGGTACATGCTGACGACGTCGTAGCGCCCGGCGAGGTCTTCGGCCAGGTCCACGAACAGGCCCCGGTAGCCGGTCCGGATCCGGCCCTGCGCACGCGCCAGCTCGACCCCGTCGCCGAGATCGAGACCGTCGAACTCGACCCCGGGCAGCACGGCGGCGGCTTCCGCGCAGAAGTGCCCGTGCCCCGTGCCGACGTCGAGCCACGCACCCGCCGCACCGTTGTCCCGGGCCAGCTCGGCCCGGGAGCGGTAACCCGCCCGGTTGCCGGCGAACATCGCGGTCATGTTCTTTTCGCCGAGCCCGTCGTAGCAGTCCCGGTAGTAGAACTCGAGCCCGGCCGGGTTCAGCCGCGGGTTCTGGAAGACGTGCCCGCAGTCCCGGCATTCGTCGAGCCCGAACCGGCCCGGCTTGTGCTGCAGCAGATCGGTGGTCCGCACCCGCCCGCGAACGGCAGCGGAGTCACACCACGGACACCGGGCCCGCCGAGGCTCGAAGAACCGATCGACCCCACCGGCCAGGTCAGCCAGATAGCCCGGCCGACGCGAGGCGACCGGATCGGCTGGCGCTTCGTCCTCGATCATGGAGGCGGAGCCTAACGCGCGCACCACCCGTGCGTGCACCGTCGAACGGACGAAGTTGCGTGCCTGCCACCGCTCGAAGGCTCTGGCCGGCCGGTTCGGACTGTCGCCCCACCGACCGCCGGGGAGACCGAAGCGATGTTCGGCCGCGTCGAAGACGAGTGGTCGCGTCGCCCGGTGGTGCCGCAGCGCCGCCGTAACGGCAGAACGGCAGAACGGCAGAACGGCGATGACAGCCGACAGGTCAGTGCTCCGTCATCGCGACGAACCGAGCTACTTCGATGATCAGCAGCAGGTAGCCGAGCACGAGCGCGGTGGTCGAGCGTCCGCGGCACCTCGCGCCCGCGTGGGCCCTCCGCAACCCGAGATGACCGAAGCTGATCGAGAGCA belongs to Amycolatopsis tolypomycina and includes:
- a CDS encoding diguanylate cyclase, with amino-acid sequence MWKLATPVFGYVLVVDALALLVVVSTTALVPVTTQSLLWCGLILAGEIVHLEAAQRIERIRELAADGRPHMHLQSIWIFAGLLLLPPPLATLVIVVSYVHSWVRVYKRRGVIHRKVFSGATVILACAASGAVLWAGTGQLAPYVPHLDGFGGMLALLVSGIVYFGLNYVLVIVAILMSNPGKPPRQAFGNPSDVLIVLAAVGVGCGIALVMTVRPWLLPVLMVTPVALHIGLLLPQFQAAARTDSKTALLAPEFWVQLARNELARAAELSSTAGVLMIDIDHFKAIDDGNGHLAGDEVLRAVAAAIQGSVRGGDYVGRFGGDEFVVLLPGTTSAEIASVADRIRTAIARIEVPVPVIRPGKPEVISGLTASIGAAVYPETATEYTILLQAADDAVFEAKAGGRDRVVLATARTELTRPEIPDVL
- a CDS encoding TrpB-like pyridoxal phosphate-dependent enzyme, producing MAEQTKYVLDEADLPTQWYNVIPDLPEPPPPPLHPGTREPVGPDDLAPLFPQALIAQEVTTDRYVDIPEEVREVYRLWRPSPLFRARRLEKALGTPARIYYKYEGVSPVGSHKPNTAVPQAFYNAAEGVTRLTTETGAGQWGSALAFACAQYGLECEVWQVRASYDQKPYRKLMMETFGATVHPSPSELTESGRAILKQHPDSTGSLGIAISEAVEQAAQDPDARYALGSVLNHVLLHQTVIGEEALKQFELAGDTPDVLVGCTGGGSNFGGLAFPFLREKLAGRMNPVIRAVEPAACPSLTRGRYAYDFGDTAGLTPLLKMHTLGHEFIPDPIHAGGLRYHGMSPLISHIYELGLIEALAIGQQECFAAGVRFARSEGIIPAPEPTHALAACIQEALRCKETGEEKVILTALCGHAHLDLPAYGAYLAGSMVDDELSEATLEESLATLP
- a CDS encoding dienelactone hydrolase family protein, with protein sequence MENVLENLPLWLPPSGRGPGLVLIQEIFGLDDYLRSVAAELAASGYVVAVPELFWRTAPGWSSTHDEAGVAASMAVMSSFDPALGLSDVLATVAHLRSLPSVTGGVGVLGFCLGGSLAFAAAAEGDPDVAVSFYGSTVAAQIEGLDRIECPIQFHFGGQDPYIPRSDVAVVEAAVAAHPGAEIHVQEDAGHAFHNNVAPMFHHPEAAARAWELTTGFLRRTLPA
- a CDS encoding sigma factor — its product is MAGSFDQDLLIMRGTDESNAAMKAGGSWPRRPGSPGISGWPRTPQEAVAEALVAWPAAAPADPAAWLMTTARRRAIDAIRRRAALRDRHAVLATDPELGRHPEDVDPDRIDDDVLNRAVAVAMASGPEPALAIVDELAAADRLAPAPHRARGTAGPPRPSPGARAELELAARLCANERERSVLLRKAAGLG
- a CDS encoding PCRF domain-containing protein, with amino-acid sequence MTRPVSEDVLSEYAALESALADPAVLRDHLRARRLRRCLAELGPLHAAAVRLRAVEEDLAAAVELAWEAEAHRLSAEAAELRDDLAARLAVRDPRDPFDVVVFVEGDAPEVALLVRRYRDLAEERNWSVQHLGGRPGRVAAFAVVAHEGAEGPWGALKRETGRGVLPDEASARVTVVPEGPEEPDDPPPEDLRLDLYCTRQPEQPPHVWVTHLPSGIQVRGTGTCSVEAKAAAIRQVRALLAAEAPGPRPE
- a CDS encoding class I SAM-dependent methyltransferase, yielding MRTTDLLQHKPGRFGLDECRDCGHVFQNPRLNPAGLEFYYRDCYDGLGEKNMTAMFAGNRAGYRSRAELARDNGAAGAWLDVGTGHGHFCAEAAAVLPGVEFDGLDLGDGVELARAQGRIRTGYRGLFVDLAEDLAGRYDVVSMYHYLEHTAEPRRELAAARTALRPGGLLAIELPDPECRWAQLLGRWWLPWLQPQHLNLMPLGNLRAELAGLGFTVVAEQRAEPHDAIDVLAASLMAVNALTIAGEDLAWRDAPPARWRRILRKATFVACVPLFVLASIVDRVSAPFGRKRGWSNAYRVVARRDAA